From the Chloroflexus aurantiacus J-10-fl genome, one window contains:
- the gnd gene encoding phosphogluconate dehydrogenase (NAD(+)-dependent, decarboxylating) — MEVGLIGLGRMGANMAIRLRRGGHRVIVYNRTVAKARELAAEHDLIAAEELSDLVAMLTPPRVVWLMLPAGSATDEHLAALTPLLTPGDIVIDGANNNYKASIAHAEQLTAQGLRFLDIGVSGGIWGLQIGYCLMVGGDEETFHYVEPLLQTLAPPEGYLLCGPHGAGHFVKMIHNGIEYGMMQAYAEGFEILRQSRYDFDLAKISHLWNQGSVVRSWLLELAERAFTADADLSSIRGYVEDSGEGRWTVQESIDLDVPAPIITLSLQMRFRSRQEDSFSMKVLAALRQQFGGHAVKKVE; from the coding sequence TTTGATCGGACTTGGTCGGATGGGCGCGAACATGGCAATTCGCTTGCGGCGCGGCGGTCATCGGGTGATTGTATATAACCGGACGGTGGCCAAAGCGCGCGAACTGGCGGCAGAACACGATTTGATCGCAGCCGAAGAGCTGTCCGACCTGGTAGCAATGCTCACCCCACCGCGTGTTGTCTGGTTGATGCTACCGGCTGGTAGCGCAACTGATGAGCATCTGGCAGCCCTAACCCCGCTCCTGACGCCGGGAGATATTGTGATCGACGGTGCCAACAACAACTATAAAGCCAGCATCGCTCATGCCGAACAGTTGACAGCCCAGGGGCTGCGCTTCCTCGATATCGGGGTAAGTGGTGGTATCTGGGGTTTGCAAATCGGCTACTGCCTGATGGTCGGCGGTGACGAAGAAACCTTCCACTACGTTGAGCCACTCTTGCAAACGCTCGCGCCACCAGAGGGATACCTCCTCTGTGGGCCGCATGGTGCCGGACACTTCGTCAAAATGATCCACAACGGCATTGAATACGGTATGATGCAAGCGTATGCCGAAGGTTTTGAAATCTTGCGCCAGTCCCGCTACGATTTCGACCTCGCCAAAATCAGTCATCTCTGGAACCAGGGCAGTGTCGTTCGTTCGTGGTTGCTGGAATTAGCCGAACGTGCGTTCACAGCCGATGCCGATCTGTCCAGTATCCGGGGCTATGTTGAAGACAGTGGTGAAGGGCGCTGGACAGTTCAGGAGAGCATCGATCTCGATGTACCGGCACCAATTATCACCCTGTCGTTACAGATGCGTTTCCGTTCACGGCAAGAAGACAGCTTCAGCATGAAGGTGCTGGCCGCTTTGCGCCAGCAGTTTGGTGGCCACGCCGTCAAGAAGGTGGAGTAG
- the zwf gene encoding glucose-6-phosphate dehydrogenase, whose product MTTNVLDNPLRAGLRIGRTPEPCTMVIFGASGDLTSRKLVPALYNLARERRLPGGFSVVGFARRDWTDETFRELLREAVNANSRSGAVDPDLWASFAQGIQYHRGSFDDADAYTRLAERLATIDAERGTGGNRVFYLATPPEAYPTIIAQLGAHGLAHSHGWTRIIIEKPFGHDLNSAQALNAEVLSVFSEDQVYRIDHYLGKETVQNILIFRFANGIFEPIWNRSHIDHVQITVAETIGVEDRGGYYDTSGALRDMIQNHLMQLLCLVAMEPPAVYDADAVRDEKVKVLRAIRPLSVNDTVRGQYGPGSANGRPVRGYREEKGVSPTSQTETYVALKLFIDNWRWAGVPFYLRSGKRLPRRVSEIAIQFKAAPTMIFADTPLNDLEPNVLAMKIQPDEGISLKFSSKVPGQPQIRPVTMDFRYGASFGVTSPEAYERLLLDCMLGDGTLFTRRDEVETSWALLTPILRDWAEGPPQPFPNYEAGSWGPAAADEFIARDGRFWRRL is encoded by the coding sequence GTGACAACCAATGTCCTGGACAATCCGCTCCGGGCCGGACTACGGATAGGGCGTACCCCTGAACCCTGTACAATGGTCATCTTCGGCGCCAGTGGTGACCTGACCAGTCGCAAACTGGTGCCGGCCCTCTACAATCTGGCCCGTGAGCGCCGCCTGCCTGGCGGCTTCTCAGTCGTGGGGTTTGCCCGTCGCGATTGGACAGACGAAACATTCCGCGAACTGTTGCGCGAAGCGGTTAATGCCAATTCACGCTCTGGCGCAGTTGATCCAGATTTATGGGCAAGTTTTGCGCAAGGCATTCAATATCATCGCGGTAGTTTTGACGATGCAGATGCCTATACCCGTCTGGCCGAACGACTGGCAACTATCGATGCCGAGCGTGGGACCGGCGGGAATAGAGTCTTTTACCTGGCGACCCCTCCTGAAGCCTACCCAACCATCATCGCCCAACTAGGCGCGCATGGTCTGGCGCATTCGCATGGTTGGACGCGGATCATTATCGAAAAGCCGTTTGGGCACGATCTGAACAGTGCCCAGGCACTCAATGCCGAGGTTTTGTCGGTCTTCAGCGAAGATCAGGTCTATCGCATTGACCACTATCTCGGCAAAGAGACGGTGCAAAATATCTTGATTTTTCGCTTTGCGAACGGCATCTTCGAGCCGATCTGGAATCGGAGCCATATTGACCATGTCCAGATCACGGTTGCCGAAACCATCGGGGTTGAAGATCGCGGCGGCTATTACGACACCTCAGGTGCGTTGCGCGACATGATCCAGAACCACCTGATGCAATTGCTGTGTCTGGTGGCCATGGAACCGCCGGCAGTCTATGATGCCGATGCAGTTCGTGACGAAAAGGTGAAGGTGCTGCGCGCAATCCGGCCATTGTCGGTCAATGATACGGTACGTGGTCAGTACGGGCCGGGTAGTGCCAATGGCCGACCGGTGCGGGGGTATCGGGAAGAGAAGGGGGTTTCGCCAACTTCACAGACCGAAACCTACGTCGCCCTGAAACTCTTCATCGACAACTGGCGCTGGGCCGGGGTGCCATTCTATCTACGCAGTGGCAAGCGACTCCCGCGTCGGGTAAGCGAGATTGCGATCCAGTTCAAAGCGGCACCGACAATGATCTTTGCCGATACGCCACTGAACGATCTTGAACCCAACGTCTTGGCGATGAAGATTCAACCCGATGAAGGCATCTCGCTGAAATTCAGTTCAAAGGTGCCGGGTCAACCACAAATCCGTCCGGTCACTATGGATTTCCGCTACGGTGCCTCGTTTGGGGTCACCTCGCCCGAAGCCTACGAACGCCTCTTGCTCGATTGTATGCTCGGCGATGGTACACTGTTCACGCGACGCGATGAGGTCGAGACCAGTTGGGCATTGTTAACCCCTATTTTGCGCGACTGGGCCGAAGGTCCGCCACAACCGTTTCCCAATTACGAGGCGGGGAGTTGGGGACCCGCCGCAGCCGATGAATTTATCGCTCGCGATGGCCGATTCTGGCGGCGATTGTGA